A window of Oncorhynchus nerka isolate Pitt River linkage group LG4, Oner_Uvic_2.0, whole genome shotgun sequence contains these coding sequences:
- the LOC115125942 gene encoding zonadhesin-like has translation MAISPTVTLHLDDGVVRGLDLQSCAVQLCKGHGHCVAQGQATTCECILGYRGEFCHESVNEAIGVPLTLGVVAFIVGILILSFLIAFIRQRVKVKRKAAAKDSRGLEKDIL, from the exons ATGGCTATCTCTCCTACCGTAACCCTCCACCTGGACGATGGTGTGGTGCGTGGCCTGGACCTGCAGTCCTGTGCTGTCCAGCTGTGTAAAGGACATGGTCACTGTGTGGCTCAGGGACAGGCCACCACCTGTGAGTGTATCCTGGGGTACAGAGGAGAGTTCTGCCATGAGAGTGTCAATGAGGCAATCGGTGTTCCGCTCACCCTGGGGGTAGTGGCCTTTATCGTTGGcatcctcatcctctccttcctcatTGCGTTCATCAGGCAGAGGGTCAAGGTCAAAAG GAAAGCTGCAGCCAAGGATTCACGTGGTTTAGAAAAAGACATTCTGTAG